Proteins encoded in a region of the Tachyglossus aculeatus isolate mTacAcu1 chromosome 11, mTacAcu1.pri, whole genome shotgun sequence genome:
- the LOC119934494 gene encoding metallothionein-like has product MGPQDCGCATGGSCACATSCKCKDCRCTSCKKSCCSCCPAGCAKCAQGCVCKEPQTDKCSCCQ; this is encoded by the exons ATGGGCCCTCAGGACTGCGGCTGTGCCACTG gTGGCTCTTGTGCCTGTGCGACATCCTGCAAGTGCAAAGACTGCCGGTGCACTTCGTGCAAGAAAA gctgctgctcctgctgtccGGCTGGGTGTGCCAAGTGTGCCCAAGGTTGTGTCTGCAAAGAACCCCAGACCGACAAGTGCAGCTGCTGCCAGTGA